GAAGCGCAAGAGCTCCTCCACCCGCTCGGGGCCTTCCACCCGGAGCACGTACTCCAAGGACTCCCGCCACTCCCGGTTCTCCACCTCCTTAAGCCGCTCCCGCTCCTCCGGGGAGAGGGCCTCGAGGGCTCTCTTGAGCGCTTCCTCCGTCATGCTTCCCCCTTAGGCTAACCTACACTACACCGACTCACCCTTCAGTGTGGGGCAGGGGGAGGCGGCTTGTCCAATAGAAGCGGGGAAGGGAATGCGATAAGATTTTTTTATCATGGACCTGCGCCGCCTGCGCCTTTTCCTCCTCTTGGTGGAGGAGAGGAACTTCCACAAGGCGGCGGAGAGGGCCTACCTCTCCCAGCCCGCCCTCTCCCAGCAGATCCGGGCCCTGGAGCGGGAGCTTGGGGTGAAGCTCCTGGAGCGCCGCCCCTTCCGCCTGACCCCGGCCGGGGAGGCGTTGAAGGAGGGGGGCAGGCGGCTTCTGGAGGAGGCGGAGGCCCTAAAGGAGCGGGTGCGGAGGGCATGGCGGGAGGGCTTGCGCTTCGGGGTGCCGGAGAACCTCCTTCCCGACCTCATGCCCCTCCTGGACCACCTGCGCCGCGGCCTGGGGCAGGCGGTGGAGATCCTGGAGATGCACACCCCCGAGCAGGTGAAGGCCCTGAAGGAGGACCGCCTGGACTACGGCCTGGCCGGGCTCAAGGTGGTGGACCCCGGGATCGGGGAGGAGCCCCTTTTCAAGGTGCCCATCGTGGTCCTTTTGCCCGAGGACCACCCCCTTGCGGGCGAGGAGCGCGTCCCCTTGCGGGCGCTTAGGGACGAGCCCTTTATCCTGCTGCCCCGGGAAACCCTGCCGCCTCTCCGCGAGGCCTTCCTCGAGGTCTTCCGCCGGGCGGGCTTCGTCCCCCGGGTGGTGCGGGAGGTGGCCCGCTTTCCCCAGGCGGTGAGCCTGGTGGCCGCGGGGGTGGGGATCCACCTGACCCTCGCCCCCTACCGGGTCTTCCCCCACCCCGGGACGGTCCTTAAGCCCCTGGAGGAGGAGGCGGCCTTGCAGGTCTCCCTCATCTACCGTAAGGAACCCCCGCCCCCTAGGCTATCGGAGGTGCGGGGGCTTCTTCGGTCCTGGATCCCTTAGGCCTGAAGGCCCAGGGCCTCCCCCTCCCCCCAGGCGAGCTCCACCAGGGCGATGAGGTCCTCCACGGGCACCCCGTAGTCCCGGGAGAGGCGGGTGATCTCGTGGCCCAGCCGCCGCAGGTGGGCCAGCTGGGCCGGGTCGGCGTCCTGGGCCATTTCCAAGAGCCAGCCGAGAAGCGCCTGGGCCTCTTCATCGGTGAGGCCGGCCGTCAGGGCCTCGTCTTCCAGAAGGAGGTGGGCGGGGTCTTCCTTCATCGCCTCTTCAGTATCTCCTCTTTGCGCACCATGCCTAGCCTGCGGGCCAGGGCCTCGAGGTGGGCGGGGTCTTGGGCCGCGGCCACCAGGGCCTCGAGGCGGGCGATGGCGGCCTCCTTCCTCCGAAGCTCGGCCTCGAGGCGGGCCCGCTCCTGGGCCAGCTCGCGGGCCCGCACCCCCTCCTGGGCCAGGAGGAAAAGGGCGTGGACCAAGCCCAGGGCGAAGACCAGATGGAGGATGCGGTAGATCGGCCGCTCCAAGGTGGGGTCATTATACCCCCGTGGGCCTCACCAAGGGTGGGCCGGGTGCGGGAAGGGAGAAGAACCGGCACAGCAAGGCCTCCGGGATGGGGCCCGGAGGCCAGCGCCTGGGGCCTATCCTCTACCCGAGGGGCACCGGGGAGCGGAAAGGCCTGGGCTAGAGGGTCACCACCGGGTGGACCTGGGGAGGGTAGGGGGGAAGGAGGGTCCGGTAGAAGCGCTCCTTGGGCCTGTGGTAGAGGACCCCTCGGTACCAGAGGCCCGTGGAGTGGAGCAGGGCATCTTCCCTCAGGTAAAGGCTGGAGCCCACGCCCTCCGGGTGGGGCTTCTTCACAAAGCCCAGCCCCTCGAGGAGCTCATGGGCCGCATCCACCCCCATGAGGTACATGACCACGGGCATGGGATTCATGGCCGCACCAGCGCAAGCCGGGTGGGCTGGCCCCCGATCTTTAGCTGGCGTAGAACACGGCCCTCCCCCAGGCTCACCTCTGCCACCCCTCCCAAGTGGGGGAGGCTCACGTAGGCGAGGTTTCGCTCGGGCCACAGGGCGATGTCCGGGTAGGCGGCCCCGCCCGTGTCCTCGTGGACCTCCGGGAAGGGTTCTGGGGCTACCCTCAGCTCCCTCAGGAGCTTGCCCGCACCGGCCTCCCGCACCTGGAGCCGTCCGTCGGTCAGGAGGACCAGGAGGTGCTTGCCATCCGAGGCCCCCCTCAGAAAAACGCCCCCCAAGGGTATGGGGGAGAGGGTGAGGGCCTGGGGGTCCAGGATAAGGAGGTGGCGCACCTCGTCCGCGTAACCAAAGAAGACCCCGTCTCCCTCCAGGAACGCGCCGATCCGCTCTTCCGCCACCGGGTAAGGGATGCGGCTTCGCTCCTTTCCCCCCTCCAGCACCAGCACCTCGAGGGCGCAGGCGAAGAAGCTCCGGGCTGTGGCCCCGTGGAAGGCCTCCCCGTGCGCTGCGGGGCAAGAGAAGCGCCCTCTAGGCTCATCCCCCTGGGAGGGAGGGAGAGATGGGCCACCTCCTTGCCCTCCGGAAGGTCCAGGGCTAAAAGGCGGCTTTCCCCAGGGCGGTTGTCCAGGACGAAAAGCCGGGCCTCCGCCAGGAAGGTTTCCGGCACTTCCGGTACGGGCGCATGGGCCCAAGCGAGCGCGAGGAGGCCTAGGCTCAGGATTCCCAGGAGGTTTCCTCGCATGCTGCACCTCCGTGATTGGTCTTGCAATATCGTTTTCATTAAGTCAAGGGGCTGAGGAGGGGCATCCTGCCCCTCCAGACCCTTACCAAACTTTTGACGCGAACCGACCCTGCCTGGGGGTTGGAGACGCGTGAGAGAGGTTTATGCGGGTAAACTATCCCTACAGTGTTGCATTTGCACAACAGGGGTGTATACTGGAATGGAAAGGAAGGAGGAGTCATGCCAAGGACCAAGGAGAAGGAGAACTACCGGGCGCGGCTGAAGGCTGTGGGCCTGCGGCACACCCTGCCGCGGGAGAGGATCCTTAGCTACCTGGACCGCAAGAA
Above is a window of Thermus islandicus DSM 21543 DNA encoding:
- a CDS encoding LysR family transcriptional regulator; protein product: MDLRRLRLFLLLVEERNFHKAAERAYLSQPALSQQIRALERELGVKLLERRPFRLTPAGEALKEGGRRLLEEAEALKERVRRAWREGLRFGVPENLLPDLMPLLDHLRRGLGQAVEILEMHTPEQVKALKEDRLDYGLAGLKVVDPGIGEEPLFKVPIVVLLPEDHPLAGEERVPLRALRDEPFILLPRETLPPLREAFLEVFRRAGFVPRVVREVARFPQAVSLVAAGVGIHLTLAPYRVFPHPGTVLKPLEEEAALQVSLIYRKEPPPPRLSEVRGLLRSWIP
- a CDS encoding YncE family protein — translated: MLVLEGGKERSRIPYPVAEERIGAFLEGDGVFFGYADEVRHLLILDPQALTLSPIPLGGVFLRGASDGKHLLVLLTDGRLQVREAGAGKLLRELRVAPEPFPEVHEDTGGAAYPDIALWPERNLAYVSLPHLGGVAEVSLGEGRVLRQLKIGGQPTRLALVRP
- a CDS encoding septum formation initiator family protein is translated as MERPIYRILHLVFALGLVHALFLLAQEGVRARELAQERARLEAELRRKEAAIARLEALVAAAQDPAHLEALARRLGMVRKEEILKRR